A single genomic interval of Desulfobacterales bacterium harbors:
- a CDS encoding D-alanyl-D-alanine carboxypeptidase gives MIFFRPHILCFLFAAIILVPGTARGNDDSASFNNLLGKDDACLLAAPDGHLLVAVRIDQPLVPASTLKILTALTAYYYLGQDHRFTTEFYLDNTGNLKIKGFGDPLLISEVIVEMASAVQRRLASRSIRINDVVLDTSFFADSLTIPGVTDTLNPYDAPNGALCANFNTVSFKRLKNGTTISDEPQTPLLPSVLPRIRASKLKEGRIMLSNQKDEAALYFGELFQYFLKQKGGIVTGRVRLGKIDPLNDTPLLSYVSSFSLDETVAKLMAYSNNFIANQLLIAAGAKAFGAPGTLAKGVAAAQAFAKTKLGIQQLQLAEGSGISRDNRISARTMSRLLKAFLPHHHLLWETDHAYYKTGTLIGVSTRAGYIKGAEGALYPFVVIINTPGKSADRVMDRLRKRAVK, from the coding sequence ATGATATTCTTTCGACCCCACATTCTATGTTTTCTCTTTGCTGCCATCATCCTGGTTCCCGGCACGGCCAGAGGGAACGATGATTCGGCTTCATTCAACAATTTATTGGGCAAGGATGACGCCTGCCTTCTGGCGGCACCAGACGGCCACCTCCTGGTGGCGGTTCGTATCGACCAGCCCTTGGTGCCCGCCTCCACCCTGAAAATTCTTACAGCGCTTACGGCATATTATTATCTCGGCCAGGACCACCGGTTCACCACCGAGTTTTATCTGGATAATACAGGCAATTTAAAAATAAAGGGATTCGGTGATCCGCTGCTGATCTCGGAAGTCATCGTGGAAATGGCAAGCGCTGTTCAGCGGCGACTGGCCTCCCGCTCGATCAGGATAAATGATGTGGTGCTAGACACGTCTTTTTTCGCTGATTCACTCACCATTCCCGGTGTAACCGATACGTTGAACCCTTATGACGCGCCCAACGGCGCCCTTTGCGCCAACTTCAACACCGTATCGTTCAAGCGGCTAAAAAACGGAACCACCATCAGCGACGAACCCCAGACGCCCCTGTTGCCGTCCGTGTTGCCGCGCATTCGAGCTTCCAAGCTCAAAGAGGGACGAATCATGTTGTCTAATCAAAAAGATGAGGCGGCACTTTATTTTGGTGAGCTGTTCCAGTATTTTCTGAAGCAAAAAGGGGGAATCGTCACGGGGCGGGTTCGGCTCGGGAAAATTGATCCACTAAACGACACGCCGCTTCTCTCTTATGTTTCTTCTTTTTCCCTGGATGAAACCGTCGCCAAGTTGATGGCGTATTCCAACAATTTTATTGCCAATCAATTGCTGATCGCCGCCGGCGCCAAAGCGTTCGGCGCACCCGGCACACTGGCCAAGGGCGTGGCCGCCGCCCAAGCATTTGCCAAAACAAAACTGGGGATTCAACAGTTGCAACTCGCGGAGGGGTCGGGAATTTCAAGGGACAATCGCATCTCTGCGCGCACAATGAGCCGGCTGCTCAAGGCGTTTTTGCCTCACCATCATCTGCTGTGGGAAACGGACCATGCCTATTATAAAACCGGCACACTGATCGGTGTCTCGACCCGCGCCGGATACATAAAAGGGGCCGAAGGCGCCCTGTATCCCTTTGTGGTAATAATCAATACGCCGGGTAAATCGGCGGATCGGGTGATGGACAGGTTGCGCAAACGCGCGGTTAAATAA
- a CDS encoding GntR family transcriptional regulator yields the protein MHSKENVPTYFRIYLKLKHSILTGEYERGEKFGVIVDLAKKYAVSTSTISRALNILEDEGLLAKKQGMGIIIPKDANLDSVVIGKIIIEKKITAAVLESLEFAIISSGWVIPPRRVAKFYDIEPQHPNSKVFKIFHTMTFKHNPSYKVASSHYLSEDIFRTLKIDSNSKPFDMILGVTKWLDSIPLEYTESLRPYVCTNEIAELLGLPDGTPVFYHDYFLKDCQNKRYCWESISTGNLHTHKVAFTNAEVS from the coding sequence ATGCATTCAAAAGAAAATGTGCCGACATATTTTAGAATTTACCTTAAATTAAAACATAGTATTCTTACCGGGGAGTACGAAAGAGGTGAAAAATTCGGTGTTATCGTGGATCTTGCGAAAAAATATGCGGTTTCAACCTCAACAATAAGTCGAGCACTCAATATTCTGGAAGACGAAGGCCTTTTGGCAAAAAAGCAAGGGATGGGAATCATTATTCCCAAAGATGCCAACTTGGACTCCGTCGTAATTGGAAAAATTATAATCGAAAAGAAAATTACCGCTGCCGTCCTTGAATCGCTTGAATTTGCCATTATCTCATCAGGGTGGGTTATTCCGCCTCGTCGTGTAGCAAAATTTTACGATATAGAACCCCAACACCCTAATTCTAAAGTATTTAAAATTTTTCACACAATGACATTTAAACATAATCCATCATATAAAGTGGCCTCAAGCCATTATTTAAGCGAAGATATATTTCGTACGTTGAAGATAGATAGCAACAGTAAACCCTTTGACATGATACTAGGTGTAACCAAATGGTTGGATAGTATTCCGCTGGAATACACTGAATCACTTCGTCCTTACGTGTGTACGAACGAAATTGCCGAATTACTTGGTCTACCCGACGGAACACCAGTTTTTTATCATGACTATTTTTTAAAAGATTGCCAAAATAAACGATACTGTTGGGAATCAATATCAACAGGGAATCTTCATACCCATAAAGTGGCATTTACTAACGCAGAGGTAAGTTGA